The following are encoded together in the Nocardioides sp. Arc9.136 genome:
- a CDS encoding DUF302 domain-containing protein: MANYTISTTMQRPYGETVAAVRAQLDEAGFGVLTEIDLRATLKQKLDVDAVPQVILGACRPQLAHRALEVEPSIAALLPCNVVVRALDDTTTLVEAFDPDAMISFAGGDAAGDALRSVATDARERLTAALAALEGSN; encoded by the coding sequence ATGGCGAACTACACGATCAGCACCACGATGCAGCGCCCCTACGGCGAGACGGTGGCGGCAGTGCGCGCGCAACTGGATGAGGCTGGGTTCGGGGTGCTGACCGAGATTGACCTGCGCGCGACGTTGAAGCAGAAGCTCGACGTCGACGCCGTCCCGCAAGTCATCCTCGGCGCCTGCCGACCGCAGCTCGCCCATCGGGCACTCGAGGTCGAACCCTCGATCGCGGCGCTCCTGCCCTGCAACGTCGTCGTCCGCGCCCTCGACGACACCACAACCCTCGTCGAGGCCTTCGACCCCGACGCGATGATTTCGTTCGCCGGCGGAGACGCCGCTGGCGACGCGCTGCGCAGCGTTGCTACCGACGCCCGCGAGCGACTCACCGCGGCCTTGGCCGCCCTGGAAGGAAGCAACTGA
- a CDS encoding metal-sensitive transcriptional regulator: MDLEPTDIKPIITRMKRANGHLATVIRMMEEGSDCESVLTQLAAVNKALSRAGYAIVATGLQQCLTETDEGLDGVDVKKMEKLFLALA, encoded by the coding sequence ATGGACCTCGAGCCCACCGACATCAAGCCGATCATCACCCGGATGAAGCGCGCCAACGGCCACCTCGCCACCGTCATCCGGATGATGGAGGAAGGCTCGGACTGCGAGTCGGTCCTCACCCAGCTCGCCGCAGTCAACAAGGCCCTCTCCCGCGCCGGCTATGCGATTGTCGCTACCGGCCTGCAGCAGTGCCTGACCGAGACCGACGAAGGCCTCGACGGCGTCGACGTCAAGAAGATGGAGAAGCTCTTCCTCGCTCTGGCCTGA
- a CDS encoding type IV secretory system conjugative DNA transfer family protein, protein MQRERRRDPYPWTWEIPVAVALATLLVIVIGIQLSRSVANLLAGAGWTWPDANAGAFPSPIGTAFWTSLPGVLGGHADAGLPTPIPDDLAGRGLVWASLALTEAALLTATIWVGVWAYQRWGPGRMRGMATVAEAEKLVGVTRLRKVAGIVRPDLYGEHATAPAAPVQRTAGDLSEQPGPQLGHGPQPVAPGRPPHEGGAMKLRFNPLDVGWRIGDAHEPRGGELWVPWERTAGVIGPQGSGKTLDLLTPALLGAPGAALVTLTKVEDLLLSLTERSRDDRPCVVLDPFGLAEGVIDELIWDPIAGCVDPKVAERRAKAFTAGTVKGAITGGTGDDAARFYAAESAKVLQGYFHAAALTGKTLEDVLQWVANPTAATQPMEILRRHPHAEPFWHGLLHGALNGDDRTAGNTVTTVQQAVSLFFQADIRRRCVPSPGHPATDLADVIRRRGTIYLLGREDPYASASPLMTAVAEHVLDTGLLLANNSPWGGRLCPPLVSVLDELPSTAPLPTLRTRMANERALGLSFIWAAQTRPQLTSIFGEHEARALLGLTNTLVMFGGSKDVAFNQEISDLLGQVRIGRRTHRGGGSGYEGDDIAIMRPEEVRQLPERRALVIAENGKPIIAKLHRCVEGKAGEKLLADQRALRARLTNDRRMVITPEARATAALVEARRLGFVDETDSTRSEL, encoded by the coding sequence ATGCAGAGAGAGCGCCGACGCGACCCGTACCCCTGGACCTGGGAGATCCCTGTCGCCGTCGCCCTGGCGACGCTCCTCGTCATCGTCATCGGCATCCAGCTGAGCCGATCGGTCGCTAACCTGCTCGCCGGCGCCGGGTGGACCTGGCCGGACGCCAACGCCGGCGCGTTCCCCTCCCCGATCGGGACCGCCTTCTGGACCAGCCTCCCCGGCGTGCTCGGCGGCCACGCCGACGCCGGCCTGCCCACCCCAATCCCGGACGACCTCGCCGGCCGCGGGCTGGTGTGGGCCAGCCTCGCGCTCACCGAGGCCGCCCTGCTGACCGCCACGATCTGGGTCGGCGTGTGGGCCTACCAGCGCTGGGGCCCGGGACGCATGCGCGGCATGGCCACCGTCGCCGAGGCCGAGAAGCTGGTGGGCGTCACCCGGCTGCGCAAGGTCGCCGGCATCGTCCGCCCCGACCTCTACGGCGAGCACGCCACCGCTCCGGCGGCACCCGTTCAGCGCACCGCCGGCGACCTAAGCGAACAACCCGGGCCACAGCTCGGCCACGGGCCCCAGCCCGTGGCTCCTGGACGGCCGCCGCACGAAGGAGGAGCGATGAAGCTGAGGTTCAACCCGCTGGACGTGGGCTGGCGCATCGGCGACGCACACGAGCCGCGCGGCGGCGAGCTGTGGGTGCCGTGGGAGCGCACCGCCGGCGTGATCGGCCCGCAGGGCTCCGGCAAGACACTCGACCTGCTCACCCCGGCGCTGCTCGGCGCCCCGGGCGCTGCCCTGGTGACCCTGACGAAGGTCGAGGACCTGCTACTCAGCCTCACCGAACGCTCCCGCGACGACCGGCCCTGCGTAGTGCTCGACCCGTTCGGGCTGGCCGAGGGCGTCATCGACGAGCTGATCTGGGACCCGATCGCCGGCTGCGTGGACCCGAAGGTCGCCGAGCGACGTGCCAAGGCCTTCACCGCCGGCACCGTCAAAGGCGCGATCACCGGCGGCACCGGCGACGACGCCGCCCGCTTCTACGCCGCGGAGTCCGCGAAGGTGCTGCAGGGCTACTTCCACGCCGCGGCGCTCACCGGCAAGACCCTCGAGGACGTCCTGCAGTGGGTCGCGAACCCGACCGCGGCCACCCAGCCGATGGAGATCCTGCGCCGGCACCCGCACGCCGAGCCGTTCTGGCACGGCCTGCTGCACGGCGCGCTCAACGGTGACGACCGCACCGCCGGCAACACCGTCACCACCGTGCAGCAGGCGGTGTCGCTGTTCTTCCAGGCCGACATCCGCCGCCGCTGCGTACCCAGCCCCGGGCACCCGGCCACAGACCTGGCCGACGTGATCCGACGCCGCGGCACCATCTACCTGCTGGGCCGCGAAGACCCCTACGCCTCGGCCAGCCCGCTCATGACCGCGGTGGCCGAACACGTCCTGGACACCGGGCTGCTGCTGGCCAACAACTCCCCATGGGGAGGCCGGCTGTGTCCACCGCTGGTCTCGGTGCTCGACGAGCTGCCGTCGACTGCGCCGCTGCCGACCCTGCGGACCCGCATGGCCAACGAGCGTGCCCTGGGGCTGTCGTTCATCTGGGCCGCCCAGACCCGGCCCCAGTTGACGAGCATCTTCGGCGAGCACGAGGCCCGGGCGCTGCTCGGCCTCACCAACACCCTGGTCATGTTCGGCGGATCCAAGGACGTCGCCTTCAACCAGGAGATCTCCGACCTCCTCGGCCAGGTCCGCATCGGCAGACGAACCCACCGCGGCGGCGGCAGCGGATACGAGGGTGACGACATCGCGATCATGCGGCCCGAGGAGGTCCGCCAGCTCCCCGAGCGTCGTGCCCTGGTGATCGCTGAGAACGGCAAGCCGATCATCGCCAAGCTGCACCGCTGCGTGGAGGGAAAGGCCGGCGAGAAGCTGCTGGCCGACCAGCGGGCGCTCCGGGCGCGGCTCACCAACGACCGCCGCATGGTCATCACCCCCGAAGCCCGGGCCACCGCCGCCCTCGTCGAGGCGCGCCGCCTCGGCTTCGTCGACGAGACCGACTCGACAAGGAGTGAGCTGTGA